The following coding sequences lie in one uncultured Celeribacter sp. genomic window:
- a CDS encoding GMC family oxidoreductase N-terminal domain-containing protein has product MNTHAYPTLSTELNGKTFDYIVCGAGSAGCAIAGRLSEDPDTSVLLVEAGHGDTPDMVSTPLRVIDIWFSDYDWGFSTVPQKHAHNREVYWPRGKVMGGCSSMNGMIYVRGDKTDYDAWALQGCYGWDWENVLPYFKKIEDWEGGEDDYRATGGPLHVIKDYEAHPVMDALIEAGVQAGIPYNEDYNGETTEGISRIQYNIKNGTRASTAAGYIDPVHNRPNLTVMSGARAEKVLIEGVVVKGVVLKTASGSVTINAGKEVILSAGTLESPKLLMLSGIGPKEHLEEIGIDVIVDLPGVGKNLHDHTFLPMVYESKEDYPFPTNPNLPPMQVHMFTKSHPDMAVPDLQPLFFSVPAYAPGQEGPMNAFTLHAAGVRPSSRGEMWLTGKSIDDPVALDPNLLSTQYDVDCLVTSMKQIRELTAQPALEAWVTREVYPGPEVQTDAALADYARSAVGSYHHQVGTCKMGTDALSVVDPELRVYGVKGLRVADASIMPAVPSGNTNAPAIMIGEKCADLIKGKVTA; this is encoded by the coding sequence ATGAATACGCATGCCTACCCGACTCTCTCCACCGAACTGAACGGCAAGACCTTTGATTACATCGTCTGCGGCGCGGGCTCTGCCGGATGTGCCATCGCCGGGCGTCTGTCGGAGGACCCGGACACCTCGGTCCTGCTCGTTGAGGCCGGACATGGCGACACGCCCGACATGGTCTCCACGCCGCTGCGGGTGATCGACATCTGGTTCTCGGATTATGACTGGGGCTTTTCCACCGTGCCGCAGAAACATGCACATAATCGCGAGGTCTATTGGCCGCGCGGCAAGGTGATGGGCGGCTGTTCCTCCATGAACGGCATGATCTATGTGCGCGGTGACAAGACCGATTACGACGCCTGGGCGCTTCAGGGCTGCTATGGCTGGGATTGGGAAAATGTGCTGCCTTATTTCAAGAAGATCGAAGATTGGGAGGGCGGCGAAGATGACTATCGCGCCACCGGCGGCCCGCTCCATGTGATCAAGGACTACGAGGCGCATCCGGTGATGGATGCGCTGATCGAGGCCGGTGTGCAGGCGGGCATCCCCTATAACGAGGATTACAACGGCGAAACCACCGAAGGTATTTCCCGGATTCAATACAACATCAAGAACGGCACACGTGCCTCTACCGCGGCGGGCTATATCGACCCGGTGCACAATCGGCCCAATCTGACCGTCATGTCGGGCGCGCGGGCCGAGAAGGTCCTGATCGAAGGCGTGGTGGTCAAGGGCGTGGTCCTCAAGACCGCCAGCGGATCGGTCACGATCAACGCGGGCAAGGAGGTGATCCTGTCGGCGGGCACGCTTGAAAGCCCGAAACTCCTTATGCTCTCGGGCATCGGTCCGAAAGAGCATCTCGAAGAGATCGGCATCGACGTGATCGTGGACCTGCCCGGCGTGGGCAAGAACCTGCACGATCACACCTTTCTGCCGATGGTCTATGAGAGCAAGGAAGATTATCCCTTCCCGACGAACCCCAACCTGCCGCCGATGCAGGTGCATATGTTCACCAAATCCCATCCCGATATGGCGGTGCCGGATTTGCAGCCGCTGTTCTTCTCCGTCCCCGCCTACGCGCCGGGGCAGGAGGGGCCGATGAACGCCTTTACCCTTCACGCCGCGGGCGTGCGCCCGTCGTCGCGGGGCGAGATGTGGCTCACCGGCAAAAGCATCGACGATCCGGTGGCGCTCGATCCGAACCTTCTGTCGACGCAATACGATGTCGATTGCCTCGTCACCTCGATGAAACAGATCCGCGAGCTGACCGCGCAACCGGCGCTCGAAGCGTGGGTGACGCGGGAGGTTTATCCGGGACCGGAGGTGCAGACCGACGCGGCGCTGGCCGACTATGCCCGCTCCGCCGTGGGCAGCTATCACCACCAGGTCGGCACCTGCAAAATGGGTACGGATGCGCTGTCCGTCGTGGACCCGGAACTGCGGGTCTACGGGGTCAAAGGGCTGCGCGTCGCGGATGCCTCGATCATGCCCGCCGTGCCCTCGGGCAACACCAACGCCCCGGCCATCATGATCGGCGAGAAATGCGCCGATCTCATCAAGGGCAAAGTCACCGCCTGA
- a CDS encoding aldehyde dehydrogenase family protein: MTVGAQSCDALSGKSFAVYDPATGGELAQVPAAGPEDVDAAVKAARIAFEGQWSALPAIARQNLMLKLADLLEDHGEELAQIETLENGKNVMLSRLIEVQASAEYIRYMAGWATKIYGQTFDVSINVPPGMSYQAQTRKEAVGVVAAITPWNFPLGMAVWKLAPALAAGCTVVLKPAEETPLTSMYLAQLCLDAGFPEGVVNVITGTGEDAGAPLVAHPGVDKITFTGSTSVGKIIGAQAMKDVKPVTLELGGKAPMVMFDDMDLDLLGNAVGIGTMFNTGQTCTSGTRLYIQKGIYEKALEVIAGIAGSLPMGSGLSTANMINPVVSAKHQQHVKSCVARAIEEGATPLLNGVTPNQGYYVAPEIFTNTTQDMSIMRNEVFGPVISVTPFEDGDEAMRLANDTIYGLGASIWTKDVNKVMRYVPKIKAGTVWVNAHNIPDMNMPFGGYKQSGIGREHGAGALENYLETKSVCVAYPA, translated from the coding sequence ATGACGGTTGGCGCTCAGAGTTGCGATGCGCTCTCCGGGAAAAGTTTCGCCGTTTACGATCCCGCCACAGGCGGGGAGTTGGCACAGGTTCCCGCGGCGGGGCCTGAAGATGTGGACGCGGCCGTGAAGGCCGCACGCATCGCTTTCGAAGGCCAATGGTCCGCGCTGCCAGCGATTGCGCGCCAAAACCTGATGCTCAAACTGGCCGATCTGTTGGAGGATCACGGCGAGGAGTTGGCTCAGATCGAGACGCTGGAGAACGGCAAGAACGTGATGTTGTCGCGTTTGATCGAGGTTCAGGCCTCGGCGGAATATATCCGCTACATGGCCGGGTGGGCGACAAAGATTTACGGTCAGACCTTTGACGTATCAATCAACGTGCCGCCGGGGATGAGCTATCAGGCCCAGACCCGCAAGGAGGCGGTTGGTGTGGTCGCGGCGATTACGCCGTGGAACTTCCCGCTCGGAATGGCGGTGTGGAAACTGGCGCCTGCGCTGGCCGCCGGATGCACCGTCGTGTTGAAACCGGCAGAAGAGACGCCGCTGACCTCGATGTATCTGGCACAATTGTGCCTCGACGCGGGTTTCCCCGAAGGTGTGGTCAATGTGATCACCGGAACGGGAGAAGACGCAGGTGCTCCGCTGGTGGCGCATCCGGGCGTCGACAAGATCACCTTTACTGGCTCCACGAGCGTCGGAAAGATCATCGGCGCGCAGGCGATGAAAGACGTCAAGCCGGTGACGCTCGAGCTTGGTGGCAAGGCGCCGATGGTGATGTTCGACGATATGGATCTCGATCTGCTGGGCAATGCGGTGGGCATCGGCACGATGTTCAACACCGGCCAGACCTGCACCTCCGGCACGCGTCTCTATATCCAGAAAGGGATTTACGAAAAGGCGCTCGAAGTGATCGCCGGGATTGCTGGCAGCCTGCCGATGGGCAGCGGTCTGTCCACCGCGAATATGATCAACCCGGTGGTTTCGGCGAAACACCAGCAACATGTGAAATCCTGCGTTGCCCGCGCCATCGAAGAGGGGGCCACGCCGCTGTTGAACGGGGTGACGCCGAACCAGGGCTATTATGTCGCGCCGGAGATTTTCACCAACACCACGCAGGATATGTCGATCATGCGCAATGAGGTGTTCGGCCCGGTGATCTCGGTGACGCCCTTCGAGGATGGTGACGAGGCGATGCGGCTCGCCAATGACACGATCTACGGTCTGGGCGCGTCGATCTGGACCAAGGATGTCAACAAGGTCATGCGCTATGTGCCGAAGATCAAGGCCGGGACGGTCTGGGTCAATGCCCATAACATTCCGGATATGAACATGCCCTTTGGCGGCTACAAACAATCGGGCATCGGGCGCGAACACGGCGCAGGCGCGCTTGAGAACTATCTCGAAACCAAATCCGTATGTGTGGCTTACCCCGCATAA
- a CDS encoding Rrf2 family transcriptional regulator, which yields MRQDKRLSRVLHALLHLDGMDEPATSDLIAQMLQTNSAVVRRTMAGLRDAEIVTSTKGHGGGWILIKPLSEVTLLAIYRALGSPTLFALGNDEDEPTCLLAREANAATTEALNAARSQFERSLGAVTVAQLTAGWRQDMANCNAAS from the coding sequence ATGCGTCAGGATAAAAGGCTTTCCCGCGTCCTTCATGCCCTTCTCCATCTTGATGGCATGGATGAGCCAGCGACATCAGACCTAATCGCGCAGATGTTGCAGACCAATTCTGCCGTGGTGCGCCGCACGATGGCAGGGCTGCGTGATGCGGAAATTGTCACATCCACGAAAGGGCATGGCGGTGGCTGGATATTGATCAAACCGTTGAGCGAAGTCACCTTGCTTGCCATTTACAGGGCCTTGGGTTCACCGACCTTGTTTGCGCTTGGCAACGATGAGGATGAGCCAACCTGTCTGCTTGCCCGCGAAGCGAACGCCGCCACGACCGAAGCATTGAACGCAGCGCGGAGTCAATTTGAGCGATCACTTGGCGCAGTGACGGTTGCCCAGCTCACGGCAGGCTGGCGACAAGACATGGCGAATTGCAACGCAGCTTCATAG
- a CDS encoding MFS transporter, which translates to MNGFKSTMADVSQHEPRTDRWMALAVLFLASFMNLIDVSIVNVALPRIQADTGATATQLEWVAAIYVLALAVGLLPFGRFGDVFGRRRMFILGLFGFTVASVLCGVAPDILILIAARAAQGIFAAMMVPQVLAIVHVIFPTDEKARVFGLFGTISSLGVVAGPIIGGAVITADFAGLGWRLAFLINLPLGVVALIGALRFVPDLETDTTLRPDWIGTGLFAGAIVLLVLPLIEGRVLGWPWWTFAALLACVPMMVGFVLWERRLSKRGLSAVMPEGLLANRPYLIRLGLVILFFSGIPGLFLVLAIFLQSGFGRPPCKAAL; encoded by the coding sequence ATGAATGGTTTCAAAAGCACCATGGCCGATGTGTCTCAACACGAGCCGCGCACCGACAGGTGGATGGCCCTGGCCGTTCTGTTCCTTGCCAGCTTCATGAACCTGATTGACGTCAGCATCGTGAATGTCGCCCTGCCCCGCATACAGGCGGACACGGGTGCAACGGCGACCCAGCTTGAATGGGTGGCGGCGATCTACGTTCTTGCCCTTGCCGTGGGTCTGCTGCCCTTTGGGCGCTTCGGTGATGTGTTCGGACGTCGCCGCATGTTCATTTTGGGCCTGTTTGGGTTCACGGTCGCATCCGTTCTTTGCGGGGTCGCGCCTGATATCCTGATCTTGATTGCGGCACGCGCTGCACAGGGTATCTTCGCCGCAATGATGGTGCCGCAGGTTCTTGCGATTGTGCATGTGATCTTTCCAACGGATGAAAAGGCCCGTGTCTTTGGTCTGTTTGGTACAATTTCCAGCCTTGGCGTCGTCGCAGGACCGATCATTGGCGGCGCGGTGATTACCGCTGATTTCGCGGGGCTGGGCTGGCGGCTGGCCTTTCTGATCAACCTTCCGCTTGGTGTGGTCGCCTTGATCGGCGCACTGCGCTTTGTCCCGGATCTGGAGACGGACACCACATTGCGCCCCGACTGGATCGGAACGGGATTATTTGCCGGGGCAATCGTTCTTTTGGTCCTGCCGCTGATCGAAGGCCGCGTCCTTGGCTGGCCTTGGTGGACCTTTGCGGCACTCCTGGCCTGTGTGCCAATGATGGTCGGCTTTGTGCTTTGGGAACGTCGCTTGAGCAAACGCGGCTTGTCCGCGGTGATGCCCGAAGGACTTTTGGCAAACCGGCCCTACCTGATCCGCCTTGGGTTGGTGATCTTGTTCTTCTCCGGCATCCCCGGTCTGTTCCTTGTCCTCGCCATCTTCCTGCAATCCGGGTTTGGCCGTCCGCCCTGCAAAGCGGCCTTGTGA
- the repC gene encoding plasmid replication protein RepC, with the protein MDYTPVSPFRRTLDAVILKHQARTPTELPPSGVNKWEALRELSAAREAFGLTDRDMTVLQALVSFHQATILGGNDTDLVVHPSNKSICERLNGMPASTMRRHLGRLVHAGVVIRRDSPNGKRYARRFGEEKVVYGFDLTPLVARFEEFCEAAETVRSEAEAFKRLREAVSLMRRDLAALSVYGEEIRPDLTIWTQMSDLAALTARELRRKLQLSDLEKIETVLRDALDRARNILEPVGTENMSTNESQDEQHYQNSNKDSYDSELSQELAKGGGVSAPALPDRLTRAKDDDSDNEELAPPEPDIRMPNLPLGLVLRSCREILTYFDGPIRHWHEFVRAAEMVRPMMGISPSAWDEAKRHMGPVEAAVVLAAMLERVNDIRSPGGYLRSLSAKAEMGEFSSGPMVMALMRREAA; encoded by the coding sequence ATGGACTACACACCCGTCTCGCCGTTTCGGCGAACCCTTGATGCTGTCATCCTGAAACATCAGGCCCGGACCCCCACAGAGCTGCCGCCCAGCGGTGTCAACAAATGGGAGGCCCTGCGCGAGCTTTCTGCGGCGCGTGAGGCCTTTGGCCTTACCGATCGCGACATGACCGTGTTGCAGGCGCTGGTGAGTTTTCACCAGGCGACGATTCTGGGGGGCAATGACACCGATCTTGTTGTGCACCCGTCCAACAAGTCGATTTGTGAGCGGCTCAATGGCATGCCCGCCTCGACCATGCGGCGCCATCTCGGCCGTCTGGTGCATGCCGGCGTGGTGATCCGTCGTGATAGCCCCAATGGCAAACGCTACGCGCGGCGGTTTGGTGAAGAAAAGGTCGTTTACGGTTTCGATCTCACGCCGCTTGTGGCCCGCTTCGAGGAGTTCTGCGAGGCCGCAGAGACCGTGCGCTCCGAGGCAGAGGCCTTTAAGCGTCTCCGGGAAGCTGTGAGCCTCATGCGGCGCGATCTGGCCGCTCTGAGCGTCTACGGCGAGGAGATTCGCCCGGATCTGACGATCTGGACGCAGATGTCGGATCTGGCCGCGCTGACGGCCCGTGAGCTTCGCAGGAAGTTGCAACTGTCCGATCTTGAGAAGATCGAGACCGTTCTCCGTGATGCTTTGGATCGCGCACGCAACATTCTCGAACCTGTTGGTACAGAGAATATGAGCACCAATGAGTCTCAAGATGAGCAGCACTATCAAAATTCAAATAAAGACTCTTATGATTCTGAACTTAGCCAAGAATTGGCAAAAGGCGGCGGGGTCAGCGCCCCTGCCCTGCCCGATCGTTTGACGAGAGCAAAGGATGACGATTCGGATAATGAGGAGCTCGCTCCGCCAGAACCTGACATTCGCATGCCAAACCTGCCTTTGGGGCTGGTGCTGCGCTCTTGTCGTGAAATCCTCACATACTTCGACGGCCCTATCCGGCATTGGCATGAATTCGTCCGTGCCGCTGAGATGGTTCGGCCGATGATGGGCATTTCGCCTTCCGCCTGGGATGAGGCAAAACGGCATATGGGGCCGGTCGAGGCTGCCGTGGTTTTGGCCGCCATGCTGGAGCGGGTGAACGACATTCGGTCGCCGGGGGGGTATCTGCGCAGCCTCAGCGCAAAAGCAGAGATGGGCGAGTTTTCCTCGGGTCCGATGGTCATGGCTTTGATGCGGCGCGAAGCGGCGTGA
- the repB gene encoding plasmid partitioning protein RepB: MTTSKKKRMSMLDSLAAAGAPSPTTATSMMSNNRALRSARDAVDGHRVWDLDPEQVLDDRLSDRLDPDDVADLRDAIEQNGQTVPILVRRHPSEPDRYLLVYGRRRLEAIRNSEKVEKVRALVANLDDDAAVRAQISENMARRDLSYIEKALFARELIDNGFGTQAQVAEVLTVTKSSISMALSIVDMVGVDLIRMIGAAHGIGRPRWDALARAIEEYGLDREMLMHAAENVYTKSQVDMVVEGQVPDPVDLSGAAFEAVAKLVEKTVNTASTAKKQTQIQPKPQVLTLDGARVGGVKRTAKGVAITLENGEFADWLAAEAQDLISDLHARWKQRGED, translated from the coding sequence ATGACCACCAGCAAGAAAAAGCGGATGTCCATGCTCGACAGCCTCGCCGCGGCAGGAGCCCCCTCCCCGACCACGGCGACCTCGATGATGTCGAACAACCGCGCTCTGCGGTCCGCCCGTGATGCGGTCGACGGGCATCGGGTCTGGGATCTCGACCCGGAACAGGTCTTGGATGATCGGCTTTCCGACCGGCTCGACCCGGACGATGTGGCCGATCTGCGCGATGCGATTGAGCAAAATGGTCAGACCGTGCCCATTCTGGTGCGACGCCATCCCAGCGAACCGGATCGTTACCTTTTGGTTTACGGGCGTCGGCGTCTTGAGGCGATCCGCAATTCGGAAAAGGTCGAGAAAGTCCGCGCCTTGGTGGCCAACCTCGACGACGATGCCGCCGTGCGGGCGCAGATTTCCGAGAACATGGCCCGGCGCGATCTTTCCTACATCGAAAAGGCCCTCTTTGCCCGGGAGCTGATCGACAATGGATTCGGCACCCAGGCGCAGGTCGCCGAGGTGCTCACGGTCACCAAATCTTCGATTTCGATGGCCTTGAGCATTGTCGACATGGTCGGCGTCGATCTGATCCGGATGATCGGAGCGGCACATGGGATCGGCCGGCCCCGGTGGGACGCGCTTGCGCGCGCGATCGAGGAGTATGGGCTGGACCGCGAGATGCTGATGCACGCCGCCGAAAATGTATATACAAAATCGCAGGTGGACATGGTCGTTGAAGGCCAGGTCCCCGACCCGGTCGATCTTTCGGGCGCGGCCTTTGAGGCCGTCGCCAAGCTGGTCGAAAAAACCGTGAACACGGCCAGCACCGCCAAGAAACAGACCCAAATCCAGCCCAAACCGCAGGTTCTCACCCTCGATGGCGCCCGCGTTGGCGGGGTAAAGCGCACCGCAAAAGGCGTGGCGATCACGCTGGAGAACGGTGAGTTTGCCGATTGGTTGGCGGCTGAGGCGCAAGATTTGATTTCAGACCTTCACGCGCGTTGGAAACAGCGCGGCGAAGACTAA
- the repA gene encoding plasmid partitioning protein RepA yields MAAETMAGGISTHQDLNEVIRQHSERLAAQLHSQRESLFPPDASKQMRKFMSGEAAALLGVNDSYLRKLHLDGKGPSPELTPGNRRLYSAHDIQALRELLEKTARKPGDYLPGRREGDHLQIIGVMNFKGGSGKTTTSAHLAQRLALLGYRVLAIDLDPQASLTALHGVQPEFDLEDGGTLYDAIRYDDPVPIREVIRPTYIPNLDLIPGNLELMEFEHETPRALSQGNAGLFFFRVKEALAQVDDNYDVVVIDCPPQLGFLTMSALSASTGVLVTIHPEMLDVMSMSQFLRMTADLMDVIAESGADMSHDWMRYVLTRYEPSDAPQNRIVAFLRTMYGETVLNAPMLKSTAISDAGLTKQTLYEVERSAFTRSTYDRAVESLNALNDEIADLIQKTWGRS; encoded by the coding sequence ATGGCGGCAGAGACCATGGCGGGTGGGATTTCCACACATCAAGACCTCAATGAGGTCATCCGTCAACATTCTGAACGGCTGGCGGCGCAATTGCATTCGCAACGCGAGAGCCTGTTCCCGCCGGACGCCTCAAAACAGATGCGCAAATTCATGTCCGGTGAGGCGGCTGCGCTTCTCGGGGTCAACGATTCCTACCTGCGCAAACTGCATCTCGACGGCAAAGGCCCCTCCCCCGAACTGACGCCCGGCAACCGCCGCCTCTATTCAGCACATGATATTCAGGCGTTGCGCGAGCTTTTGGAAAAAACAGCACGCAAACCCGGCGATTATCTGCCCGGTCGGCGCGAAGGCGATCACCTCCAAATCATCGGCGTGATGAACTTCAAAGGCGGCTCTGGCAAGACCACCACCTCCGCCCATCTGGCGCAGCGTCTGGCGCTCTTGGGGTATCGGGTGCTGGCGATTGATCTCGACCCGCAGGCCTCACTCACCGCGCTTCATGGCGTCCAGCCCGAGTTTGATCTCGAAGACGGCGGCACGCTCTATGATGCGATCCGCTATGACGATCCCGTGCCGATCCGCGAGGTGATCCGCCCGACCTATATTCCCAATCTCGACCTGATCCCGGGCAATCTCGAATTGATGGAATTCGAACATGAAACTCCGCGCGCCCTGTCTCAGGGCAATGCCGGGCTGTTCTTTTTCCGGGTCAAGGAAGCGCTGGCGCAGGTCGATGACAACTACGACGTGGTGGTGATCGACTGTCCGCCGCAACTGGGCTTTCTCACCATGTCGGCGCTCTCCGCCTCGACCGGCGTTCTGGTGACGATCCACCCGGAAATGCTCGATGTGATGTCCATGTCGCAATTCCTGCGCATGACCGCCGATCTGATGGATGTGATCGCCGAAAGTGGCGCCGACATGTCGCATGACTGGATGCGCTATGTGCTCACCCGATACGAGCCTTCGGACGCGCCGCAAAACCGCATCGTCGCCTTTCTTCGGACCATGTACGGCGAGACCGTCCTCAATGCCCCGATGCTCAAATCCACCGCCATTTCGGACGCTGGGCTGACCAAACAGACCCTCTACGAGGTGGAGCGCTCCGCCTTCACCCGCTCGACCTATGATCGCGCGGTCGAAAGTCTGAATGCGCTGAATGACGAAATCGCAGATCTGATCCAGAAAACATGGGGGCGCTCATGA
- a CDS encoding response regulator transcription factor — MTRVFLLEDDADICNLITRSLESYGVMVECFQLQADFQRAIDRQRPDLCLIDLSLPDGDGLNLLRQGRLPEDLPRIIVSGRGSISDRILGLEIGADDYVVKPFEPRELIARVRAVLRRSEGAGRNTDSLPGQTATFGDWTADFDACVLTHRSGDVVELSSAEAELLQVFVKAPGRVLSRNQLLDATTGRSVDPFDRSMDARISRLRRKLRDDPRSPKIIRTVYGAGYVFSASPAKADEI; from the coding sequence ATGACACGCGTGTTCCTGCTCGAGGACGATGCCGATATCTGCAACCTGATCACACGGTCTCTGGAAAGCTACGGTGTGATGGTGGAATGCTTCCAATTGCAGGCGGATTTTCAGCGCGCCATTGATCGTCAACGCCCCGATCTCTGTTTGATTGATCTGAGTCTGCCGGACGGGGACGGGCTCAACCTCCTGCGTCAGGGTCGCTTGCCCGAAGACCTGCCCCGCATCATCGTCAGCGGCCGTGGCAGCATTTCCGACCGGATCCTCGGGCTCGAGATCGGCGCGGACGACTATGTCGTGAAACCGTTTGAGCCGCGCGAATTGATCGCCCGGGTGCGTGCCGTCCTCAGGCGTAGCGAAGGTGCAGGCCGTAACACCGACAGCCTCCCCGGTCAGACCGCGACCTTCGGTGATTGGACTGCGGATTTCGATGCCTGCGTGTTGACCCATCGCTCCGGCGATGTGGTGGAGCTGAGTTCCGCTGAGGCAGAGCTGCTACAGGTCTTTGTCAAAGCGCCAGGGCGCGTGCTGAGCCGCAATCAGCTTCTCGATGCCACCACCGGACGCTCCGTCGATCCGTTCGATCGGAGCATGGATGCGCGTATCAGCCGGTTGCGACGCAAACTCCGCGACGATCCCCGCTCCCCCAAAATCATCCGCACGGTCTATGGAGCCGGGTATGTTTTCTCGGCGTCTCCCGCGAAAGCGGACGAGATATAA
- a CDS encoding ATP-binding protein — MRKQQSVYEAIFGASPQATAIFGADEQLRAANAALTSFMDSIPMVLPPGLRLSEFLSAEFWRGPVIPVTGYGPNSVSGVYLVSHPGGRNIELQLQTTEQGDSFVTLSDALEEVADRNRLQDLIATRTRQLIASEERLSLIANEVPAGIAHIDKDFTILYANKRFARAYRITPEQITGRNAYDVLHPDTMEHSSRFFEQARRGMLVDFEMRVKLPGNTSKDVRTLLRPDKPSAGEVIGFYLVSIDVTRRKATMSALMQSQKMDALGRMASGISHDFNNLLTVILGNLLPLSERSDSAAIREEFLEPAISAARRGSALTKRLVSLARREQFDARPTDIGEAIREIYSLLQSSIPSTLKINLSQKAPLPAAFIDRSQFEMSILNLALNARDATDGRGQIDIELEPYVLPAAEAEVSRLAPGNYVKIAFRDDGCGMSPDLAEKIFEPFFTSKTGRGSGLGLSMVYGFVEQSNGAIYVDSTEGCGSEFTILLPSLEIAPEDYVGHVWPETEFCPSDQNERVEALGIALIVEDDVDVRRALCRKVTSVGFTVLEASDAEEALDVIGVVQGITTVISDIDMPGAMNGIDLAHRLSALRPELKVVLMSGKPKPSDKQVWPVAVPFLAKPFTQDELLSAVGRRSPDTRTRQEIRE, encoded by the coding sequence ATGCGAAAGCAGCAGTCGGTCTATGAAGCGATATTTGGCGCAAGCCCTCAGGCGACCGCCATCTTCGGTGCGGACGAACAGCTGCGCGCGGCAAATGCGGCGCTGACATCCTTCATGGACAGCATTCCCATGGTGCTCCCGCCCGGCCTGCGCCTGTCGGAATTTCTCTCTGCGGAGTTTTGGCGCGGGCCGGTCATTCCGGTCACCGGATACGGTCCCAACTCTGTGTCCGGCGTCTATCTCGTCTCTCATCCCGGGGGACGCAATATCGAGTTACAGTTGCAGACCACGGAACAGGGCGACAGTTTCGTGACCCTGAGCGATGCTTTGGAAGAGGTCGCGGACCGCAACCGGCTACAGGATCTGATCGCGACGCGGACCCGTCAGCTCATCGCCAGTGAGGAGCGGCTCAGTCTGATCGCCAACGAAGTGCCCGCGGGTATCGCGCATATCGACAAGGATTTCACCATCCTCTACGCCAACAAACGGTTTGCGCGCGCCTATCGTATCACCCCCGAACAGATCACCGGGCGAAACGCCTATGACGTTTTGCATCCCGATACGATGGAACATTCCTCGCGCTTTTTCGAACAGGCCCGGCGTGGGATGCTGGTCGATTTCGAAATGCGGGTGAAATTGCCCGGGAACACATCCAAGGACGTGCGCACGCTGCTGCGCCCGGACAAGCCCTCCGCCGGTGAGGTGATCGGCTTTTATCTTGTGTCGATTGACGTGACCCGGCGCAAAGCCACCATGAGCGCCTTGATGCAATCGCAGAAAATGGACGCACTCGGGCGTATGGCAAGTGGCATTTCGCATGACTTCAACAATCTGCTTACGGTCATTCTGGGCAACCTTCTGCCCCTGAGCGAACGCTCTGACAGCGCCGCGATCCGCGAGGAGTTTCTCGAACCCGCGATCTCCGCCGCCCGGCGCGGCTCGGCGTTGACGAAACGGCTCGTGTCGCTGGCGCGCCGCGAACAATTCGATGCCAGACCGACCGATATCGGCGAGGCGATCCGGGAAATCTACAGCCTGTTGCAGTCCTCTATTCCCAGCACGCTGAAAATCAACCTGAGCCAGAAAGCACCTCTTCCTGCGGCGTTCATCGACCGCTCGCAATTCGAGATGTCGATTCTCAATCTCGCGCTCAACGCCCGCGATGCCACCGACGGACGTGGCCAGATCGACATCGAGCTTGAACCCTATGTCTTGCCGGCCGCCGAGGCCGAGGTGTCGCGTCTGGCGCCGGGAAATTACGTGAAAATCGCGTTCCGGGATGACGGTTGCGGCATGTCCCCTGATCTGGCTGAAAAGATTTTCGAACCGTTCTTTACCTCCAAGACCGGCCGTGGGTCCGGCTTGGGTCTGTCGATGGTCTATGGCTTTGTCGAGCAATCCAATGGCGCGATCTATGTCGACAGCACCGAGGGGTGCGGCAGTGAGTTCACGATCTTGCTGCCGAGTTTAGAAATTGCTCCCGAAGACTATGTCGGGCATGTTTGGCCCGAAACCGAATTTTGTCCCTCAGATCAAAACGAGCGTGTGGAGGCGCTCGGGATTGCTCTGATCGTTGAGGATGATGTCGACGTGCGCCGCGCTCTGTGCCGAAAGGTCACCAGCGTGGGGTTCACGGTTTTGGAGGCATCTGACGCGGAGGAGGCACTGGATGTGATTGGAGTGGTTCAGGGGATCACCACCGTGATTTCAGATATCGACATGCCGGGGGCGATGAACGGGATTGACCTTGCGCATCGTCTGTCGGCTCTGCGTCCCGAATTGAAAGTGGTGCTGATGAGCGGCAAACCGAAGCCGTCGGACAAACAGGTCTGGCCCGTGGCCGTGCCGTTTCTGGCCAAACCGTTCACACAAGACGAATTGTTGTCCGCCGTCGGGCGCCGGTCGCCAGACACCCGCACCCGGCAGGAGATCCGCGAATGA